The following proteins are encoded in a genomic region of Micromonospora olivasterospora:
- a CDS encoding glycoside hydrolase family 65 protein, which produces MIRERAYPVEPWHVRETRLDLDVLAQSESVFALSNGHIGLRGNLDEGEPHGLPGTYLNSFYELRPLPYAEAGFGFPESGQTIVNVTNGKLIRLLVDDEPLDVRYGELLAHERVLDLRAGTLHREVHWRSPAGREVKVRSTRLVSFTQRSAAAINYEVEAVDGPLRLILQSELVANESLPAQSRDPRVAAVLESPLQAEEELTTDDGGLLIHRTKVSGLRVAAAMDHDVHGPEHTTIDTEGYEDWVRYTVGCVLAPGQALRVVKYLTYGWSSKRSLPALRDQVGAALAAARLEGWDGLRREQREYLDEFWDAADVRVDGDPEVQQAVRFGLFHVLQAGTRAERRPISAKGLTGPGYDGHAFWDTEMFVLPVLTYTQPTAVRDALHWRYSTLEQAHERARTLNLRGAAFPWRTIEGPESSAYWPAGTAAFHIAAGVADALRRYVLVTGDAQLEREIGLELFVETARLWHSLGHHDRNGRFHLDGVTGPDEYTAVKNDNIYTNLMAQRNLLTAADCAMRNRDQALDLGVTEDEAAAWRDAANAMTVPYDDEVGVHEQVEGFTRLQEWDFPHTPVEKYPLLLHYPYFDLYRKQVVKQADLVLAMHWRGDAFTEEEKRRNFLYYERRTVRDSSLSACTQAVIAAEVGYLELAHRYLREAALMDLHDLNENTRDGVHMASLAGAWIALVAGFGGLRDHEGQLAFAPRLPSRLNRLEFSLQWRGIRLRVDVRPHQTTYALRHGHEGDMLELRHHGEKVRVTFAEPVTVPVPSAGPPGPEPEQPPGRAPLPHLPEEGS; this is translated from the coding sequence ATGATCCGCGAGCGCGCCTATCCGGTGGAGCCCTGGCACGTCCGGGAGACCCGCCTCGACCTGGACGTGCTGGCTCAGTCGGAGTCGGTGTTCGCGCTGTCCAACGGGCACATCGGCCTGCGCGGCAACCTCGACGAGGGCGAGCCGCACGGCCTGCCCGGCACCTACCTGAACTCCTTCTACGAGCTGCGCCCGCTGCCGTACGCGGAGGCGGGTTTCGGCTTCCCCGAGTCCGGCCAGACCATCGTCAACGTCACCAACGGCAAGCTGATCCGGCTGCTGGTCGACGACGAGCCGCTCGACGTCCGGTACGGCGAACTGCTCGCCCACGAGCGGGTCCTCGACCTGCGGGCCGGCACCCTGCACCGGGAGGTGCACTGGCGCTCCCCGGCCGGGCGGGAGGTGAAGGTCCGCAGCACCCGGCTGGTGTCGTTCACCCAGCGGTCGGCGGCCGCGATCAACTACGAGGTGGAGGCCGTCGACGGGCCGCTGCGGCTGATTCTGCAGTCCGAGCTGGTGGCGAACGAGTCGCTGCCGGCGCAGAGCCGGGACCCCCGGGTGGCGGCCGTCCTGGAGTCGCCGTTGCAGGCCGAGGAGGAGCTGACCACCGACGACGGCGGGCTGCTCATCCACCGGACCAAGGTCAGCGGGCTGCGGGTGGCCGCCGCGATGGACCACGACGTGCACGGCCCGGAGCACACCACGATCGACACCGAGGGGTACGAGGACTGGGTCCGCTACACGGTGGGCTGCGTGCTCGCGCCGGGCCAGGCGCTGCGGGTGGTCAAGTACCTGACGTACGGCTGGTCGAGCAAACGGTCGCTGCCGGCGCTGCGCGACCAGGTCGGCGCGGCCCTCGCCGCGGCCCGGCTGGAGGGCTGGGACGGGCTGCGCCGGGAGCAGCGGGAATACCTCGACGAGTTCTGGGACGCCGCCGACGTGCGGGTCGACGGCGACCCGGAGGTGCAGCAGGCGGTGCGGTTCGGGCTGTTCCACGTGCTCCAGGCGGGCACCCGGGCCGAGCGCCGGCCGATCTCCGCGAAGGGCCTCACCGGCCCCGGGTACGACGGCCACGCGTTCTGGGACACCGAGATGTTCGTGCTGCCCGTGCTCACCTACACCCAGCCCACGGCGGTGCGCGACGCCCTGCACTGGCGGTACTCGACGCTCGAGCAGGCGCACGAGCGGGCCCGGACGCTCAACCTGCGTGGGGCGGCGTTCCCGTGGCGCACCATCGAAGGGCCCGAGTCGTCGGCGTACTGGCCGGCGGGCACCGCCGCGTTCCACATCGCCGCCGGCGTGGCCGACGCGCTGCGCCGGTACGTGCTGGTCACCGGGGACGCCCAGTTGGAACGGGAGATCGGCCTGGAGCTGTTCGTCGAGACGGCCCGGCTGTGGCACTCGCTGGGCCACCACGACCGCAACGGCCGGTTCCACCTCGACGGGGTGACCGGGCCGGACGAGTACACGGCGGTGAAGAACGACAACATCTACACCAACCTGATGGCGCAGCGGAACCTGCTGACCGCGGCGGACTGCGCGATGCGCAACCGGGACCAGGCGCTCGACCTCGGGGTGACCGAGGACGAGGCGGCGGCCTGGCGGGACGCGGCGAACGCCATGACCGTGCCGTACGACGACGAGGTCGGCGTGCACGAGCAGGTGGAGGGCTTCACCCGGCTGCAGGAGTGGGACTTCCCGCACACCCCGGTCGAGAAGTACCCGCTGCTGCTGCACTACCCGTACTTCGACCTGTACCGCAAGCAGGTGGTCAAGCAGGCCGACCTGGTGCTCGCCATGCACTGGCGGGGGGACGCGTTCACGGAGGAGGAGAAGCGGCGCAACTTCCTCTACTACGAGCGGCGTACGGTGCGCGACTCGTCGCTGTCGGCGTGCACCCAGGCGGTGATCGCCGCCGAGGTGGGCTACCTGGAGTTGGCGCACCGGTACCTGCGCGAGGCCGCGCTGATGGACCTGCACGACCTCAACGAGAACACCCGCGACGGGGTGCACATGGCCTCGCTGGCCGGGGCGTGGATCGCTCTGGTCGCCGGCTTCGGCGGGCTGCGCGACCACGAGGGGCAGTTGGCGTTCGCCCCCCGGCTGCCGAGCCGGCTCAACCGGCTGGAGTTCTCGTTGCAGTGGCGCGGCATCCGGCTGCGCGTCGACGTCCGGCCACACCAGACGACGTACGCGCTGCGGCACGGCCACGAGGGCGACATGCTGGAGCTGCGGCACC